A genomic segment from Osmerus mordax isolate fOsmMor3 chromosome 5, fOsmMor3.pri, whole genome shotgun sequence encodes:
- the tlx1 gene encoding T-cell leukemia homeobox protein 1, with the protein MDHIGAHLQHTHVEPISFGIDQILNNVDQSCMLGARMPELDYGHSCIGSTGYNNMTSNFACNNSGYNGNACGVTSISGSYNMNMGMNVNGNNVNAAGVIRVPAHRPLGNGLSSIPSGMPTVSGAMNNLTGLTFPWMESNRRYTKDRFTVALSPLTVTRRVGHPYQNRTPPKKKKPRTSFTRLQICELEKRFHRQKYLASAERAALAKSLKMTDAQVKTWFQNRRTKWRRQTAEEREAERQQANRILMQLQQEAFQKTINQPVNPDPLCLHNSSLFALQNLQPWTENTAKMSSVSTCE; encoded by the exons ATGGATCATATAGGAGCGCACCTCCAGCACACGCACGTGGAACCCATCAGCTTCGGGATCGACCAAATCCTCAACAATGTGGACCAGAGCTGCATGCTCGGGGCGAGAATGCCCGAGCTGGACTACGGACACAGCTGCATTGGTAGCACTGGCTACAACAACATGACCAGCAATTTTGCATGCAATAACTCCGGATATAATGGCAATGCGTGTGGGGTGACGTCTATTAGCGGCTCCTATAACATGAACATGGGAATGAACGTAAATGGTAATAACGTCAACGCGGCTGGAGTCATCCGTGTGCCAGCGCACCGGCCGTTGGGAAACGGCCTCTCGTCCATCCCAAGTGGCATGCCCACGGTATCAGGCGCCATGAACAACCTGACAGGACTGACGTTCCCATGGATGGAGAGCAACAGAAGATACACCAAAGACAGGTTCACAG TGGCGCTTTCACCCCTCACTGTAACACGCCGTGTAGGTCACCCTTACCAGAACCGGACACCCCCGAAGAAAAAAAAGCCACGGACATCGTTTACACGTCTGCAGATCTGCGAGCTGGAGAAGCGCTTTCATCGACAGAAATACCTGGCGTCCGCAGAACGGGCGGCTCTTGCCAAGTCCCTCAAGATGACAGACGCTCAAGTCAAAACATGGTTCCAGAACAGAAGAACGAAATGgag GAGgcagacagcagaggagagggaagcgGAGAGACAACAGGCTAACCGGATTCTCATGCAACTACAACAGGAGGCCTTTCAGAAAACTATAAACCAGCCAGTGAACCcagaccctctctgtctccacaacAGCTCACTTTTTGCGCTTCAGAATCTCCAGCCGTGGactgagaacactgcaaaaaTGAGTAGTGTTTCTACCTGCGAGTAG
- the lbx1a gene encoding transcription factor LBX1a yields the protein MTSKDDAKCPTVMEDRRRSPLDHLPPPANSNKPLTPFSIEDILNKPSMKRSYSICGTAHLISSSDKLPSSGHSLSNRGLFTQTSPLCALEELASKTFKGLEVSVLQAAEGRDGMTVFGQRNSQKKRRKSRTAFTNHQIYELEKRFLYQKYLSPADRDQIAQQLGLTNAQVITWFQNRRAKLKRDLEEMKADVESAKAVGVVAFEKIAKLAELEKCAANGALGHPGPESPLSQSNQERDTPNKLQLSSPSSPYTDHTSSKGCSEDEDEEIDVDD from the exons ATGACCTCCAAAGACGACGCCAAGTGCCCTACGGTTATGGAGGACCGGAGGCGCAGTCCGCTGGACCATCTCCCGCCGCCGGCTAACTCTAACAAACCTCTCACGCCGTTTAGTATAGAGGATATCCTGAACAAGCCTTCAATGAAACGAAGTTACTCCATCTGCGGGACAGCACATCTGATTTCCTCCAGTGATAAGCTCCCCTCGTCGGGCCATAGCCTCTCCAACCGGGGCCTCTTCACCCAAACATCCCCACTGTGCGCTCTTGAAGAACTCGCCAGCAAAACCTTCAAGGGTCTTGAAGTCAGTGTACTTCAGGCAGCTGAAG GACGAGATGGCATGACAGTATTTGGACAAAGAAATTCTCAAAAGAAGCGCCGAAAATCGCGTACAGCCTTCACCAACCACCAGATTTACGAGTTGGAGAAGCGCTTCCTGTACCAGAAGTACCTGAGTCCGGCTGATCGCGATCAGATAGCTCAGCAACTTGGCCTCACCAATGCGCAGGTCATCACCTGGTTCCAGAACCGGCGCGCCAAGCTCAAGCGAGATCTGGAAGAAATGAAAGCGGATGTTGAGTCGGCTAAAGCAGTGGGAGTAGTCGCGTTCGAGAAAATTGCCAAACTTGCGGAGTTGGAGAAATGCGCAGCTAATGGCGCTTTGGGGCACCCTGGGCCCGAATCGCCGTTATCCCAATCGAACCAAGAGCGCGATACACCGAACAAACTGCAATTGTCCTCCCCCTCGTCCCCATACACAGACCACACGAGTAGTAAAGGTTGTTCcgaggatgaggatgaagaaATTGACGTCGATGACTAA